In Lacerta agilis isolate rLacAgi1 chromosome 1, rLacAgi1.pri, whole genome shotgun sequence, the following proteins share a genomic window:
- the PLD4 gene encoding phospholipase D4 — translation MCPDDEPKMFEIHSLCRVPSPTPGYILELCSQIMKHTPLRTNKPFYLKSHPSEQTCINVVFGLLAVAGLLFVIRIHVMKPSDAVSAGEEDGVLNTHNNDNRNTERDRGTEMGSSPRCNDSCNFQLVESLPWDMPYGPNSSAAKPLYQAWMELLNITQESIHVASYYWSLTGEDLGVNDTSSKQGEDVLKKFESLLLKNVSVFIATSVPSKARHSTDLEVLEKRGAQIKRIDFGQLTHGVMHTKFWIVDKKHVFLGSANIDWRALTQVKEVGVLISNCSCLAKDLWKTFRTYWDLGEPNATIPSPWPSNYSTNINSHSPLEVLLNGTSTEVYFSASPASFCPGGRTFDLVAILDVIYDAEKFVYVSIMDYFPTSRFRHPPRYWPPIDNALRSVALHRNIHIRLLINCWVHTDSSMFRFLESLSVLSDPHANITIEVKIFTVPVGNHTNIPFARLNHSKYMVTDKAVYIGTSNWSEEYFSITAGVGLVAKQSSAGATKRNPTIQEQLRALFERDWNSKYSVKMEDLPGQKDCAWEDGFKSYFKS, via the exons ATCATGAAACACACCCCACTGAGGACAAACAAGCCCTTTTATTTGAAATCGCACCCAAGCGAGCAAACGTGCATTAATGTG GTGTTTGGACTGCTTGCAGTTGCTGGGCTTCTGTTTGTGATAAGAATTCATGTCATGAAACCCTCCGATGCAGTTTCTGCGGGAGAGGAAGATGGGGTTCTCAACACCCACAATAATGACAACCGAAACACAGAAAGAGACAGGGGGACCGAGATGGGCAGCAGCCCTAGATGCAATGATTCATGCAA tttccagctaGTGGAAAGCCTTCCCTGGGACATGCCATATGGACCAAACAGCAGTGCTGCAAAGCCTTTATACCAAGCATGGATGGAGTTGTTAAATATAACCCAGGAAAGCATTCATGTGGCTTCTTATTATTGGAGCTTGACTGGAGAAGACCTTGGCGTAAATGACACATCGTCTAAGCAG GGTGAAGATGTTCTCAAGAAATTCGAAAGCCTGCTTCTGAAGAATGTGTCTGTGTTTATTGCAACAAGCGTGCCATCTAAGGCTAGACATTCAACTGACCTTGAAGTCCTGGAGAAAAGAG GAGCCCAAATAAAAAGGATTGATTTTGGACAGCTCACCCATGGTGTCATGCACACCAAATTCTGGATTGTAGACAAGAAACACGTATTTCTTGGTAGTGCCAACATAGACTGGAGAGCCCTGACTCAG GTTAAAGAAGTCGGGGTTTTGATCAGCAACTGCAGCTGCTTAGCTAAGGATCTCTGGAAAACCTTCAGAACCTATTGGGATCTTGGGGAACCAAATGCCACCATCCCGTCTCCATGGCCGAGCAATTATTCTACCAATATCAACAGCCACAGTCCTTTGGAAGTGCTGTTAAATGGAACCAGCACTGAAGTTTATTTTTCT GCTTCTCCTGCTTCCTTTTGTCCTGGGGGTCGAACCTTTGATCTTGTGGCAATTCTCGATGTTATCTACGATGCAGAAAAATTTGTCTATGTCtccattatggattatttccctaCGAGCCGCTTCAGACACCCACCAAG ATACTGGCCACCCATCGACAATGCTCTGAGAAGTGTGGCGTTACACCGAAATATACACATACGGCTTTTAATCAACTGCTGGGTCCATACTGATTCTTCCATGTTTCGTTTCTTGGAGTCACTGAGCGTCCTTAGTGATCCACATGCCAACATCACAATCGAAGTG AAAATCTTCACTGTTCCAGTTGGAAATCACACAAACATCCCCTTTGCAAGGCTGAATCACAGCAAATATATGGTGACTGACAAGGCAGTCTATATTG GAACTTCTAACTGGTCAGAAGAATACTTCAGCATCACTGCAGGTGTGGGACTGGTTGCCAAGCAGTCTTCAGCAGGCGCCACAAAGAGAAACCCTACAATACAGGAGCAACTGAGGGCTCTCTTTGAACGAGACTGGAATTCCAAATATTCGGTAAAAATGGAAGACCTGCCTGGGCAGAAAGACTGTGCTTGGGAAGATGgatttaaaagttattttaaaagctaa